A region of Deltaproteobacteria bacterium DNA encodes the following proteins:
- a CDS encoding cytochrome c3 family protein, whose translation MGVRKEQIVAYWIAGIFFVIGVVCYAAFPEKAPEQPVRIMFKSTGGKVLFSHKVHTSDEGYGIECMDCHHDLEEEGDLPAACGECHEPDSEDPMKRSDALHTQCIGCHKEEGGGPVDCNECHML comes from the coding sequence ATGGGAGTCAGAAAAGAACAGATTGTTGCTTATTGGATTGCAGGCATCTTTTTCGTGATCGGAGTGGTATGTTATGCCGCCTTTCCTGAAAAGGCTCCCGAACAGCCCGTACGGATCATGTTCAAGAGCACGGGCGGAAAGGTTCTCTTCAGCCACAAGGTCCATACCTCTGACGAAGGATATGGGATCGAATGTATGGATTGCCATCACGACCTTGAAGAGGAGGGGGACCTTCCGGCCGCCTGTGGAGAGTGTCATGAGCCCGACAGCGAGGACCCGATGAAGAGGTCGGATGCCTTACATACCCAGTGCATCGGTTGCCACAAGGAGGAAGGGGGCGGACCGGTGGATTGCAATGAGTGCCACATGCTCTAA
- a CDS encoding 4Fe-4S dicluster domain-containing protein, protein MIKRSFFGLIKPKMTLPVTAGEKRTLIESLPLPKKAVLLLDPEKTGEVELTVKSGDTVRTGQKIGVDKDGFYLVSPVTGTVTALGRQAGHLGQVYQSITVEVAEEDQWDEEFSAAAGESGRESILPFLGILPGAADFRNFLNPGHSYDTVIISAMEQDLMVETSRYVLKHQAKDVKEGIEVLKEIRPAGRYVLVAPPDLLSLTARSGAEGQTVDPVYPNNLPGMIVRKVMGKAVPAGKRFEEAGVGYLNVEAVAALGRVFRDRTPQLDKVITVIRKDKTTQMIKVRMGTPVGEILGPMGIEANHGDRIVFGGPMRGPTVFSEDLPVSADTDAVMVQDKAELLPYVDNHCVNCGECVRICPAKIPVNMLIRLLQSGLFEEAADRYDLFSCIECGLCSFVCIARIPIFQYIMLGKYEYDRMKGAEESNG, encoded by the coding sequence ATGATCAAAAGATCATTTTTCGGTCTGATCAAACCCAAAATGACCTTGCCGGTAACAGCAGGAGAAAAGAGGACATTGATCGAATCTCTTCCCCTGCCGAAAAAGGCGGTACTGTTGTTGGACCCGGAAAAGACCGGTGAGGTGGAACTCACCGTGAAATCCGGTGACACCGTGCGAACGGGGCAGAAGATCGGGGTTGACAAGGACGGGTTTTATCTCGTTTCTCCGGTGACCGGGACGGTCACGGCCCTTGGCCGACAGGCCGGACACCTCGGCCAGGTATACCAGTCGATCACGGTGGAGGTGGCCGAGGAGGATCAGTGGGATGAGGAATTCAGCGCTGCAGCAGGAGAATCAGGCCGGGAGAGTATCCTGCCTTTCCTGGGCATCCTTCCCGGGGCCGCTGATTTCAGGAACTTTCTGAATCCCGGGCATTCTTACGATACGGTCATCATCAGCGCCATGGAACAGGATCTGATGGTGGAGACCAGCCGCTATGTCCTGAAACATCAGGCCAAGGACGTCAAGGAGGGAATCGAAGTCCTGAAGGAGATTCGGCCTGCCGGCCGGTATGTCTTGGTCGCCCCCCCTGACCTCCTTTCCTTGACGGCTCGCTCAGGAGCGGAAGGCCAGACAGTTGATCCGGTTTACCCCAATAACCTGCCGGGGATGATAGTCAGGAAGGTCATGGGAAAAGCGGTCCCTGCAGGGAAGCGTTTCGAAGAGGCGGGCGTCGGATACCTCAACGTTGAGGCGGTCGCCGCCCTGGGGAGGGTCTTCAGGGACCGGACTCCACAACTTGACAAGGTGATCACGGTGATCCGGAAGGACAAGACGACCCAGATGATCAAGGTGCGTATGGGCACGCCGGTGGGAGAAATCCTCGGACCTATGGGTATCGAGGCGAACCACGGGGATCGGATCGTCTTCGGGGGCCCCATGAGAGGTCCGACGGTCTTCTCAGAAGACCTCCCGGTCTCGGCGGACACGGATGCCGTAATGGTCCAGGACAAGGCGGAACTCCTCCCTTATGTGGACAACCATTGCGTTAATTGCGGAGAGTGTGTGAGAATCTGCCCGGCCAAGATTCCGGTCAACATGCTTATTCGGTTGCTTCAGAGCGGTCTCTTCGAGGAAGCCGCTGATCGCTATGACCTCTTTTCCTGCATAGAATGCGGATTGTGCAGTTTCGTCTGTATCGCGCGAATCCCTATCTTTCAGTATATCATGCTCGGGAAATACGAATACGACAGGATGAAAGGAGCGGAGGAATCCAATGGCTAG
- a CDS encoding RnfABCDGE type electron transport complex subunit D, with protein MASQKLFVGSYAPHWHDGSSLRERHLHIMLACLPAVILGIAQYGIPAFRVVLFSVSCAMLWELLMNKAMSRPVTIGDGNAALIGMVFAMLLPATTPWWMVVVGTFVAIVIGKQIWGGMGCNPCNPVLVAVAILMLSWHDRLDFNAALVNYDFGFTVEHPLTALKYLGPSVVDNYNFSDLFLGQQVGGIGTAFALGLILGGVYLILRGFVRWEISLSFLLGLVITASIFHGANPEKYAGPLFHVLTGYTLIATFFLLPEESSSPVNFVPMLLYGAMAGVLTVLIRNIGFFVDGVVFAVLLVNLANPLLDRIRPKAMGREIEHA; from the coding sequence ATGGCTAGCCAGAAGCTGTTCGTCGGTTCATACGCACCCCATTGGCATGATGGAAGCAGCCTGCGGGAAAGACATCTTCATATAATGCTGGCCTGTCTGCCCGCGGTGATCCTCGGCATCGCTCAATACGGAATCCCGGCCTTCAGGGTCGTCCTTTTTTCCGTTTCCTGCGCCATGCTGTGGGAACTCCTCATGAACAAGGCCATGAGCCGACCCGTAACCATCGGTGATGGAAACGCCGCCTTGATAGGAATGGTGTTCGCCATGCTCCTTCCCGCCACGACTCCCTGGTGGATGGTCGTCGTGGGAACCTTTGTGGCGATTGTGATCGGAAAGCAGATCTGGGGCGGAATGGGGTGCAATCCCTGTAACCCGGTCCTGGTGGCCGTCGCCATCTTGATGCTTTCCTGGCACGACCGCCTGGATTTCAATGCAGCTCTGGTGAACTATGATTTTGGATTCACTGTGGAGCATCCCCTGACTGCTTTGAAATACCTTGGACCCTCCGTGGTGGATAACTACAATTTCTCGGATCTCTTCCTCGGTCAGCAGGTGGGAGGAATCGGCACCGCCTTCGCCCTCGGACTTATCCTGGGGGGCGTCTACTTGATCTTGAGAGGCTTTGTCCGTTGGGAAATATCCTTGTCCTTTCTCCTGGGACTTGTTATCACCGCTTCGATTTTCCACGGTGCAAATCCCGAGAAGTATGCAGGTCCCCTGTTTCATGTCCTGACGGGGTATACCCTGATTGCGACCTTCTTCCTGTTGCCGGAGGAATCTTCCTCCCCGGTCAACTTCGTACCCATGCTGCTTTACGGGGCGATGGCCGGGGTCCTGACCGTGCTTATACGCAATATCGGCTTCTTCGTGGATGGTGTGGTCTTCGCGGTGTTACTCGTGAATCTGGCCAACCCGTTGCTCGACAGGATCAGACCCAAAGCCATGGGAAGGGAGATCGAACATGCGTGA
- a CDS encoding RnfABCDGE type electron transport complex subunit G yields the protein MREMIKLFVVIVLFSIVSGGGLAALRGATKDRIEMQQLKFVKGPTLAKILKGCENDYLADRFKIADGEVQRDFFVGKFNGKRNVVAFEAFGKGFGGDIGVIVAVNVETDKIVGVGITTHSETPGLGARIKTEEAFTAQFKGMSIKEPFKVKADGGQVDAISGATVSSRGVCGAMVKLGEIYTRLKDQIVEKLKA from the coding sequence ATGCGTGAAATGATAAAACTCTTCGTTGTGATCGTCCTATTCAGCATTGTTTCCGGGGGCGGTCTGGCGGCCCTGAGGGGAGCGACCAAGGACCGCATCGAGATGCAGCAGTTGAAGTTCGTAAAGGGCCCGACTCTTGCTAAAATCCTGAAAGGGTGTGAGAACGACTATCTCGCAGATCGATTCAAGATCGCCGACGGAGAAGTTCAGAGGGACTTTTTCGTGGGTAAGTTTAATGGAAAGCGTAATGTCGTAGCCTTTGAGGCCTTTGGAAAGGGGTTCGGAGGAGACATCGGAGTGATCGTCGCCGTCAATGTGGAGACCGATAAAATCGTCGGGGTGGGGATCACCACCCACAGCGAAACCCCGGGCCTCGGGGCCAGGATAAAGACCGAAGAAGCCTTTACAGCACAGTTCAAGGGTATGTCCATCAAGGAACCTTTCAAGGTCAAGGCGGACGGCGGACAGGTGGATGCCATCAGCGGCGCCACGGTGTCCTCGAGGGGGGTTTGCGGCGCCATGGTCAAGCTGGGCGAGATTTATACACGTTTGAAGGACCAGATCGTCGAGAAATTAAAAGCATAG
- a CDS encoding electron transport complex subunit E, translated as MAKSVVQEFTKGLWAEIPPFRLVLGLCPTLAVTKSVENGFGMGVATTFVLVCSNILISLLRSVVPKRVRIACYIVVIATFVTVVELLMQAFAYPLFLQLGIFIPLIVVNCILLGRAEAFASKNGVVASLADGLGIGIGFTLSLTALSLFREVLGKGSLTLPFGIASFTDIFGASYQPFSFLVEAPGAFVCLGLMLCIMNMLGKK; from the coding sequence ATGGCAAAGAGCGTCGTACAGGAATTTACAAAGGGGTTGTGGGCTGAGATTCCCCCGTTTCGACTGGTTCTCGGGCTTTGCCCAACCCTGGCCGTCACCAAGAGCGTGGAAAACGGTTTTGGTATGGGAGTGGCCACTACCTTCGTACTCGTCTGCTCCAATATATTGATTTCTCTTTTAAGGAGTGTCGTGCCCAAGAGGGTGAGGATCGCCTGCTACATCGTCGTCATAGCAACCTTCGTGACCGTGGTGGAACTCCTCATGCAGGCCTTCGCCTATCCACTGTTTCTGCAACTGGGTATCTTCATTCCCCTCATAGTCGTGAACTGCATCCTCCTGGGACGGGCCGAGGCCTTCGCCTCCAAGAACGGCGTTGTGGCCTCACTGGCGGACGGCCTGGGGATCGGGATCGGTTTCACCCTTTCCCTTACCGCCCTTTCCCTGTTCCGGGAGGTGCTCGGGAAAGGGAGCCTGACCCTGCCTTTCGGGATTGCGTCCTTCACCGATATATTCGGGGCTTCCTATCAGCCTTTCTCTTTCCTGGTTGAGGCCCCCGGGGCTTTTGTCTGTCTGGGATTGATGCTGTGCATCATGAATATGCTGGGCAAGAAGTAA
- the rsxA gene encoding electron transport complex subunit RsxA, translating to MGDYLLLGISCIFVNNILLMQYLGNCPFLGVSKKMETAVGMAMAVIFVLVMAGTITWVTEHLLLRPFGFEFLRTLAFILVIASLVQFVEMFLKKSIPALYAGLGIFLPLITTNCAVMGVCLINIKEEYSFLQALVASFSYAVGFGLALVLFAGVRERILLARVPKPLQDTSIGLVGAGLMSLAFFAFKGMV from the coding sequence ATGGGCGATTACCTGTTATTGGGCATTAGTTGTATTTTTGTCAACAACATCCTTTTGATGCAGTACCTTGGGAACTGCCCCTTCCTGGGTGTATCGAAAAAGATGGAAACGGCCGTAGGAATGGCTATGGCCGTCATCTTCGTGCTGGTGATGGCGGGGACCATCACCTGGGTCACGGAGCATCTCCTTCTTCGACCCTTTGGGTTCGAATTCCTCCGGACCCTGGCTTTTATCCTGGTCATCGCCTCCCTGGTTCAATTCGTAGAGATGTTCCTGAAGAAGAGCATACCGGCCCTTTATGCCGGCCTGGGAATCTTCCTTCCTCTGATTACTACCAATTGCGCGGTGATGGGCGTGTGCCTCATCAACATCAAGGAGGAGTACAGCTTCCTCCAGGCCCTTGTCGCCTCATTCAGTTACGCCGTCGGGTTCGGGCTTGCCCTGGTCCTGTTCGCCGGTGTCAGGGAACGCATCCTATTGGCCAGGGTTCCCAAACCCCTCCAGGATACTTCCATCGGCCTGGTTGGCGCCGGCTTGATGTCCCTCGCGTTTTTCGCCTTCAAGGGGATGGTCTAG